Genomic segment of Streptococcus pneumoniae:
AACATGCTCCACCATATTGAAATCAATGTGTCAAATCTCGCAAACAGTCGTCTCTTTTATGATAAACTCTTTGCGGATTTGGGCTACGAGCTCTATCAAGAATGGGAAAAGGGCTTTAGCTATCGCTATCAAAGCACCTATCTAGTCTTTGTTCAGACTGAGGAAACCTATCTCACCCCGACCTATCACAGGAAGCAAACAGGACTGAATCACCTCGCTTTTTGCCTTCCAAAGAAGGACCAGGTCGATGCCTTACGTGAGCGCCTGAAATCAGACGGTGTCACCCTACTGTACGATGACCACTACCCGCACGCCGGAGGAGCTGACCACTACGCAGTCTTCTTTGAAGATCCGGATAGGGTCAAGTTGGAAGTGGTAAAGGAACTATAAGTTAATTTTGGAGGATATTATGGCTAATAGGCTAAAAACAATGTTGAAAGTAGAAAAAAATTCATCTAATAAGTGTTATTGGCTGAATAGTGTGGATGATTATAATAAAGTCTTTAATCATCAGTTACAAAATATTAGTAAAGATAGTAGAAAAAATTTACTTTATAATTTGAAATATCTTGAATATTTACAATTACAATTGGATGAATTAGTTTTAGATTCAGTTATAGAAAAAATGATTTGGAAAAATTATATTATAATAGCTTATTCTGTTATTGAGCTAATTTTTCAAGAAAAAGCTGGTACACTTGATTTTGGTAAAAAAGCTCTTGATAAAGTAATAAAAGAAAATTCTCTAGATTTAACAAAGGAACAAATAGATATTATACAGAATAATCGAAAGTTAAGGAATAGAGTTCATTTACTTGTTAAATCTGAAGATGTAGATACGGATTGGTTTGCTTTTAATAAGGAAGAATATTTGACAATGAAATCAATGTTATTTAGTATTTTATCAAGTTCTAAAGTATCTAATACAGAATATCACAAATATATTGAGTTTTTAAAATAATTTAAGGAGAAACTAATGTCAAAAGAATTATCACCAAAATACAATCCAGCCGAGGTTGAGGCTGGTCGTTATGCCAAATGGCTGGAGGCAGATGTCTTTAAGCCGTCAGGAGATGCAGAAGCAAAACCTTACTCCATCGTGATTCCACCGCCAAACGTGACCGGGAAACTCCACCTTGGACACGCTTGGGACACAACGCTTCAAGATATCATCATCCGCCAAAAACGCATGCAGGGCTTTGATACCTTGTGGTTGCCAGGTATGGACCATGCTGGTATCGCAACCCAGGCCAAGGTTGAAGAGCGCTTGCGCGAGCAAGGCATTACTCGCTATGATCTAGGTCGTGAGAAATTCCTCGAAAAAGTTTGGGAATGGAAAGACGAATACGCTGCTACCATTAAGGAGCAATGGGGCAAAATGGGCTTGTCGCTTGACTATTCACGTGAGCGTTTCACCCTTGATGAGGGCTTGTCAAAGGCAGTCCGCAAGGTCTTTGTGGACTTGTATAAAAAAGGCTGGATTTACCGTGGGGAATTCATCATCAACTGGGATCCGGCAGCCCGCACGGCACTTTCTGATATTGAGGTAATCCACAAGGATGTCGAGGGCGCTTTCTACCACATGAACTACATGCTTGAGGACGGCTCTCGTGCGCTTCAAGTTGCGACAACTCGTCCTGAGACCATGTTTGGAGATGTTGCGGTTGCGGTCAATCCAGAAGATCCACGCTATAAGGACTTGATTGGGCAAAACGTTATCTTGCCGATTGTTAATAAAGCTATTCCAATTGTAGCCGATGAACATGCGGATCCAGAATTTGGAACAGGGGTCGTAAAAATCACTCCTGCCCATGATCCAAATGACTTCCTCGTGGGTCAACGCCACAATCTCCCACAAGTCAATGTCATGAACGATGATGGAACCATGAATGACTTGGCTGGTGAATTTGCAGGCATGGACCGTTTTGAAGCTCGCAAGTCTGTCGTTGCCAAATTAGAAGAGCTTGGAGTCTTGGTGGAAATCGAAAAACGGGTGCATTCTGTCGGTCACTCTGAGCGTAGCGGAGCTGTTGTAGAGCCACGTTTGTCCACCCAATGGTTTGTTAAAATGGATGAACTGGCTAAAAACGCCATTGCCAACCAAAATACAGACGACGAAGTTAAATTCTACCCACCACGTTTCAACGATACCTTCCTTCAATGGATGGAAAATGTTCACGACTGGGTAATCTCTCGTCAGCTTTGGTGGGGACATCAGATTCCTGCTTGGTACAATGCGGAAGGGGACATCTATGTCGGTGAAGAAGCGCCAGCAGGTGACGGTTGGACCCAAGACGAAGATGTACTTGATACTTGGTTCAGCTCAGCCCTTTGGCCGTTTTCTACCATGGGCTGGCCAGATGAGGACAGCGCAGACTTCAAACGCTACTTCCCAACCTCAACCCTTGTAACAGGCTACGACATCATCTTCTTCTGGGTATCACGGATGATTTTCCAATCCCTTGAATTTACAGGCCGTCGCCCATTTGAAAATGTCTTGATTCACGGTTTGATTCGAGATGAAGAAGGTCGGAAGATGTCTAAATCACTCGGTAACGGAATTGATCCAATGGATGTCATTGACCAGTACGGAGCAGACAGTCTTCGTTGGTTCTTGTCAAACGGTTCAGCACCAGGGCAAGATGTCCGCTTTAGCTACGAGAAAATGGATGCCAGCTGGAATTTCATCAATAAAATCTGGAATATTTCCCGCTACATTCTCATGAATAATGAAGGCTTGAGTCTTGCGGATGCGCGTGAAAATATCGCAAAAGTAGCAAGTAGTGAGACTGGAAATGTGACAGACCGCTGGATTCTCCATAACCTCAATGAGACTATTGCCAAGGTCACTGAAAACTTTGACAAGTTTGAGTTCGGTGTGGCTGGTCATATCCTCTACAATTTCATCTGGGATGAATTTGCAGACTGGTATGTCGAGTTGACTAAGGAAGTGCTCTACAGAGACAATGAGGAAGAAAAAGTCATGACGCGCTCTGTGCTTCTGTACACTTTGGATCAAATCTTGCGCCTGCTTCACCCAATCATGCCATTTGTGACCGAGGAAATCTTTGGCCAAATCTCAGAAGGCAGCATTGTCACAGCAAGCTATCCACTTGTTCGCCCTGAGTTTGAAAATGTAGCAGCGGCAAATGGTGTAGAAGCGCTGAAAGACGTGATTCGTGCCGTGCGTAATAGCAGAGCAGAAGTCAACGTTGCCCCAAGCAAGCCAATCACGCTCTTGATCAAGCCGACAGATAGCCAATTAGAAGCATTCTTCAAGGCTAATGTTAACTACATCAAACGCTTCACAAATCCAGAGCATTTGGAAATTGACGCAAGCCTAACCGCACCTGAACTTGCCATGTCAAGCGTCATCACCGGAGCAGAAATCTATCTACCACTTGCAGACCTGCTCAATGTGGACGAAGAATTGGCCCGTCTTGAAAAAGAACTCGCCAAATGGCAGAAAGAGCTCGACATGGTCGGCAAAAAACTCGCCAACGAAAAATTCATCGCAAACGCCAAACCAGAAGTCGTCGAAAAAGAACGAGCAAAACAACTCGACTACCAAACCAAATACGACGCCACCATCGCACGGATTGACGAGATGAAGAAGTTGGTGAAATAAAGGAGAGAAAAATATCTTCGATAGGTGATTTAGAAATAGTAATTTCTTTTTACTATAATTTGAGGAGTATGAAGATAGTGAGCTATTAAGTCACAACTGGAAAACGTTCTATATATCAATACAAGAAAACATTGATAAATTAAGTATGAAAACCAAGCCAAAGTTAAGCTTGGTTTTTTATTACCCAATGTGATACATATCAGGTGATGATCATAGGCAAGTATTTGGAATGAGGAGAGAAGTTCTTCGAGCGATATTAAGAATATATTTTTTAGGTAAGTAAATGGAGTGAATCAACAGATAAAAAATAGTCACAATTAGGAAAAGTGTATAATTTTAAGATTCCCTATAATGCAAAAGCTATAAAGGCTTGTTTATTCAAAATGAAGTTTATTAAAAATATAGAAATTTTAGGCAAAAATCAGCTGAAAATTAGACAGAATGCCTAAAAATAGACAAAAAACAGGTGATTTTGGATATATTTCTCAGTAAAAAACTACAATAAATATACATGAATAATATACAAATGATTGCACAAGATGAAAAGATTTAAAAAAAGGGGGGTAGCTAAAAAACCGCTATAAATAGTCGGAAAAATGAGTGTTATTTCTTGACCAAAAGAGAATAGTTCGGTATAATTATCAACATAGGTTTCTATAAAACTAGAGATAGGTTAACTAGACTCCTATATTAACCTGTACAAAGTTACATGGAAATACAGAAATCAGGAGGAACACATGTTTTTCAAAAAACAACAGCGATTTTCAATTCGTAAGTTTACGATTGGTGCCTGCTCGGTCCTTTTGGGAACGGCAATCGTAGCCAGCGTAGACCAAGCGAAAGCTGATCAAGTTGTACCTGCTTCTACAGAAGTATCATCTACTGATGAGAAAGCTGTGGCAGAAGTTACAACGCCTGCTGCGACGACAGCTGAGTCTACCGTAGCAGAAACTGCTCCAGCTTCAGAAGCAGCATCTGAAGCTACATCAACAACAGCAAGCACAGAAAGTGCTGCACCAAAAGTAGAGGAAACTTCAACAGCGAACTCTACTGCTGCATCAACTGCTCCAGCAACATCAACAGCAAGCTCTGCTGTTGCATCAGCTGCTCCAGCAGTAGCGACTTCAGAAGTGGCAACTACACCTGCACCAGCAGCAGTTGCGCCAACAACTTCTGCAACAACAGCTGCGACTTCAGAAGCAGCATCTGAAGCTGCAACTCCAGAAGTATCTGCACCAAAAGACACGTTGACAGCAGCAAAAGCTCAAGAAGTGGAAGCAATCAACGCTTACTCTCTTCTTTCAGAAGAGTTGAAAGCTAGCTACATCGCTCGCTTGAACGAAGCGACTGATGCTGCTGCTTTGGAACTCATCTCAAAAGAAGCAAAACGTGCACAAAAACGTGCTGAATCTTTCCCTAAAGAAGGTCAACCAATTCCAACTGGAACAGGTTTCCGTGCGGAAACTCCAAATGCGGATGAAGTTTTAGATACAACTGGCTTTACGCAATTAAATCGTTTCAGTAACAAAGAGGGCGTCTTCTATGTCCAAAAATCTGGTACGGTTAACGGTGGGCAATCTGATACAGATAAAGTAACTACTATTTATGAAATCGACACTAAAACAGGTAACATTGTTCCTGTTTCTAAAGATGACTTTGTAAGTGGTGGTACTCTCTATGAACACCTTGAAAAATTATCAACTGATCAAGGATTTGTAGACTCAGCAGCTGGTAAACGTGCTGGTTATAAAGTAATCAATGCTCTAGGTTTGTCAAATGATGGTCGCCATGCCTATGCTCTAGGGATTACGTCAAACATCAATGT
This window contains:
- a CDS encoding VOC family protein; amino-acid sequence: MLHHIEINVSNLANSRLFYDKLFADLGYELYQEWEKGFSYRYQSTYLVFVQTEETYLTPTYHRKQTGLNHLAFCLPKKDQVDALRERLKSDGVTLLYDDHYPHAGGADHYAVFFEDPDRVKLEVVKEL
- a CDS encoding valine--tRNA ligase, translated to MSKELSPKYNPAEVEAGRYAKWLEADVFKPSGDAEAKPYSIVIPPPNVTGKLHLGHAWDTTLQDIIIRQKRMQGFDTLWLPGMDHAGIATQAKVEERLREQGITRYDLGREKFLEKVWEWKDEYAATIKEQWGKMGLSLDYSRERFTLDEGLSKAVRKVFVDLYKKGWIYRGEFIINWDPAARTALSDIEVIHKDVEGAFYHMNYMLEDGSRALQVATTRPETMFGDVAVAVNPEDPRYKDLIGQNVILPIVNKAIPIVADEHADPEFGTGVVKITPAHDPNDFLVGQRHNLPQVNVMNDDGTMNDLAGEFAGMDRFEARKSVVAKLEELGVLVEIEKRVHSVGHSERSGAVVEPRLSTQWFVKMDELAKNAIANQNTDDEVKFYPPRFNDTFLQWMENVHDWVISRQLWWGHQIPAWYNAEGDIYVGEEAPAGDGWTQDEDVLDTWFSSALWPFSTMGWPDEDSADFKRYFPTSTLVTGYDIIFFWVSRMIFQSLEFTGRRPFENVLIHGLIRDEEGRKMSKSLGNGIDPMDVIDQYGADSLRWFLSNGSAPGQDVRFSYEKMDASWNFINKIWNISRYILMNNEGLSLADARENIAKVASSETGNVTDRWILHNLNETIAKVTENFDKFEFGVAGHILYNFIWDEFADWYVELTKEVLYRDNEEEKVMTRSVLLYTLDQILRLLHPIMPFVTEEIFGQISEGSIVTASYPLVRPEFENVAAANGVEALKDVIRAVRNSRAEVNVAPSKPITLLIKPTDSQLEAFFKANVNYIKRFTNPEHLEIDASLTAPELAMSSVITGAEIYLPLADLLNVDEELARLEKELAKWQKELDMVGKKLANEKFIANAKPEVVEKERAKQLDYQTKYDATIARIDEMKKLVK